A stretch of Imperialibacter roseus DNA encodes these proteins:
- a CDS encoding patatin-like phospholipase family protein, translated as MHVRRNLFMLFFWVSLVAVFTGNFGRILGIPYLFLDPEYLNRVDFWSFFIVGFCMGGFTAAFNISCYILYGHEYSFLGVLERPFTKFSINNSLLPIIVNVAYLIFIFRFQMENEFRGPGDLFWKILGYLAGFLGMLAFLYTYFRLTNKDIFKYLTGSVDKRLKKVKVNRKRALDKLKEVREGKNRVDFYWDEKFRLRPTAYINDFYDKEAILKVFDQNHFNLVLIELLIIVVVLLLGFFMDNPYFQIPAAASAILFGTIFIMLSGAISYWFRSWGLIFSITAFLLLNFLVKMDVFRSLNPAFGLNYKGSRAEYSIKTLSERNTPEVYNRDVESMLPVLEKWKAKQKTAGKPKMVFLCVSGGGQRAALWTMRVMQQMDSLLNGTLLDNTMMITGASGGIVGAAYYRELFLREKNGEIENRMENQYLSKIAMDNLNPMIFSLLVNDMFIRFQYFRYEGEVYLKDRGYAFENQLNRNTDMIMEKKLKDYQEAESNAEVPLLLMAPTIVNDGRKLYISTQDVGFMTTNAASAHAELITKIRGVDFRSFFKEQNADELRFLSALRMSATFPYITPNIELPSDPPLEIMDAGISDNYGISDAIRFVYVFRDWIEENTSGVVIFSVRDHQKNAEIEKKASESIVQKFSSPISSVYNNLGNIQDLNNDSRIEFATEWFKGNLYQIEVEYNTNTMFEGESNLPAEVLLERKQNERASLNWHLTTREKKNIIDNINLVSNQQALMRLKELLEEEEEEE; from the coding sequence ATGCACGTCAGGCGTAACCTGTTCATGCTATTCTTTTGGGTGAGCCTGGTAGCAGTGTTTACAGGCAACTTTGGCAGAATTCTGGGCATTCCATACCTTTTTCTTGACCCGGAGTACCTGAACAGAGTAGACTTTTGGAGCTTCTTTATCGTAGGTTTTTGTATGGGCGGGTTTACCGCAGCTTTCAATATCTCGTGCTATATCCTGTATGGTCACGAGTATTCTTTTTTAGGTGTGCTGGAAAGACCTTTTACCAAGTTCTCCATCAACAATAGCCTGCTGCCTATTATAGTGAATGTGGCATACCTGATCTTCATTTTTCGTTTTCAAATGGAAAATGAATTCAGAGGGCCTGGCGATCTTTTCTGGAAAATCCTTGGCTATCTGGCAGGGTTTCTGGGCATGCTGGCTTTTTTATACACCTACTTCAGACTGACGAACAAAGACATTTTTAAGTACCTGACGGGTAGTGTGGATAAACGCCTGAAAAAGGTGAAAGTCAACCGCAAAAGAGCCCTTGATAAGTTGAAGGAAGTAAGAGAGGGTAAAAACAGAGTCGATTTCTACTGGGACGAAAAATTCAGGCTAAGACCGACTGCTTACATCAACGATTTCTATGACAAGGAAGCCATCTTAAAAGTGTTTGATCAAAACCACTTCAATTTGGTGCTGATTGAGCTTTTAATTATTGTCGTTGTTTTGCTGTTGGGCTTCTTTATGGACAATCCTTATTTCCAGATACCGGCCGCCGCCAGCGCTATCCTCTTTGGCACTATTTTCATCATGCTTAGCGGTGCCATTAGCTACTGGTTTCGCAGCTGGGGGCTTATTTTCAGCATCACGGCCTTTCTGCTGCTCAATTTCCTTGTGAAAATGGACGTTTTTCGGAGCCTCAATCCTGCCTTCGGACTTAACTATAAAGGCAGCAGGGCTGAGTATTCTATCAAGACATTAAGTGAACGGAACACGCCGGAGGTGTACAACCGCGATGTGGAATCGATGCTGCCGGTGCTGGAGAAGTGGAAGGCTAAGCAAAAGACGGCCGGAAAGCCCAAGATGGTGTTCTTGTGCGTGAGTGGTGGGGGGCAGCGGGCGGCACTGTGGACCATGCGGGTGATGCAGCAGATGGACAGCCTTTTGAATGGGACTTTGCTCGACAACACCATGATGATCACAGGTGCTTCAGGAGGCATTGTGGGAGCGGCATATTATCGGGAGCTTTTTCTGCGTGAAAAGAACGGCGAGATAGAAAACCGCATGGAGAACCAATACCTCTCCAAAATCGCCATGGATAACCTGAATCCGATGATTTTCAGTCTGCTTGTCAACGACATGTTTATTCGGTTCCAGTATTTCAGGTATGAAGGAGAGGTTTACCTGAAGGACAGAGGTTACGCTTTTGAGAACCAGCTTAACCGGAACACGGACATGATCATGGAAAAAAAGCTCAAAGACTATCAGGAAGCTGAGAGCAATGCCGAGGTGCCGTTGCTGTTGATGGCTCCCACCATAGTGAATGACGGGCGAAAGCTCTATATCTCCACGCAAGACGTCGGTTTTATGACCACCAATGCAGCCAGCGCCCATGCGGAATTGATCACGAAGATAAGAGGGGTAGATTTCAGGAGCTTTTTTAAAGAGCAAAATGCGGATGAGCTCCGGTTTTTAAGTGCGCTGAGAATGAGTGCTACTTTTCCCTATATCACGCCCAATATAGAGTTGCCCAGCGACCCCCCACTGGAAATCATGGACGCCGGCATTTCTGACAACTATGGCATATCGGATGCTATTCGATTCGTTTATGTGTTCCGGGACTGGATTGAGGAAAACACTTCCGGTGTAGTGATATTTTCTGTGCGAGACCATCAGAAGAATGCGGAGATAGAGAAAAAGGCCTCAGAGTCTATTGTGCAGAAGTTTTCATCACCCATCAGCAGTGTGTATAACAACCTGGGCAATATCCAGGACCTCAACAACGACAGCCGGATTGAGTTTGCTACCGAGTGGTTCAAGGGCAACCTCTATCAGATAGAGGTGGAGTATAACACCAACACCATGTTTGAGGGGGAGAGCAACCTCCCTGCTGAGGTATTACTCGAAAGGAAGCAAAACGAAAGAGCCTCTCTTAACTGGCACCTGACGACCAGAGAGAAGAAGAATATCATCGACAATATCAATCTGGTGAGCAATCAGCAGGCGCTGATGAGGTTGAAGGAATTGCTGGAGGAGGAAGAAGAGGAGGAGTAG
- a CDS encoding NAD(P)/FAD-dependent oxidoreductase produces MQKEFQFQVLPEEAADQEALYKLASQKAYIPFSDIRHVEVLKRSIDARQRIIKVNLTVRVYVNEDFVETPTWLPDYPDVSSAEEVVIIGAGPAGLFAALRCIELGRKPIILERGKDVRDRRRDLKAINIDHIVNEDSNYCFGEGGAGTYSDGKLYTRSKKRGDVQRILKLLVGFGATKEILVEAHPHIGTNKLPEIITDIRECILAHGGVVKFNTRVTDILLKGDAIEGVTTASGDIIKAKKVILATGHSARDIFELLDRKKIAIELKPFALGVRVEHPQSLIDTIQYKCDDRGTYLPPAPYSIVKQVGSGTNTRGVYSFCMCPGGVIAPCATSPGEVVTNGWSPSKRDQPSANSGIVVELRPEDFKAFAKKGPLAAMAFQQSIEQMAWKEGGQTQRVPGQRLLDFTNGKLSADVPETSYKPGVTSVELGSVLPDFIYKTLQEGFREFGKAMKGYLTNEAVVHAPESRTSSPVRIPRDQETLEHIAVKGLYPCGEGAGYAGGIVSAAIDGEKCAEKAVGYVAEVVGE; encoded by the coding sequence TTGCAAAAAGAATTTCAGTTTCAGGTACTACCTGAAGAGGCCGCCGACCAGGAAGCGCTCTATAAGCTGGCCAGCCAGAAGGCCTACATCCCGTTTTCAGACATCAGGCATGTGGAGGTGCTCAAGCGGTCGATCGACGCCCGCCAGCGCATCATCAAAGTAAATCTCACTGTTCGGGTGTATGTGAACGAAGACTTCGTGGAAACGCCAACCTGGCTGCCAGACTATCCTGACGTGTCTTCAGCCGAAGAAGTAGTCATCATTGGGGCAGGCCCGGCCGGCCTTTTTGCGGCGCTGCGTTGCATAGAATTAGGTAGAAAGCCCATTATTCTTGAACGAGGCAAGGACGTCCGTGACCGTCGCAGAGACCTGAAGGCGATCAACATCGATCATATTGTCAACGAAGACTCCAATTACTGTTTTGGAGAAGGAGGAGCTGGCACCTATTCAGATGGTAAGCTGTATACCCGCAGTAAGAAAAGGGGCGATGTGCAGCGCATTTTGAAACTGTTGGTGGGCTTTGGAGCAACAAAGGAAATACTCGTGGAGGCCCATCCGCACATCGGGACCAACAAATTGCCTGAGATTATTACCGATATCCGGGAGTGCATCTTAGCCCACGGTGGTGTGGTGAAATTTAATACCAGAGTGACAGATATCTTACTCAAAGGCGATGCCATTGAGGGTGTGACAACTGCTTCCGGAGATATTATCAAAGCGAAGAAGGTGATTTTGGCCACCGGCCATTCCGCCAGAGATATATTTGAATTGCTGGACAGAAAGAAGATTGCGATTGAACTTAAGCCCTTCGCCCTGGGAGTGAGGGTGGAGCACCCGCAGTCGTTGATTGACACGATACAGTACAAATGCGATGACAGAGGGACTTACCTGCCTCCGGCGCCCTACAGCATCGTGAAGCAGGTGGGTAGCGGAACCAACACCCGTGGCGTCTACTCTTTCTGTATGTGTCCTGGTGGTGTGATTGCCCCCTGTGCCACAAGTCCCGGCGAGGTGGTGACCAATGGCTGGTCGCCGTCCAAGAGAGACCAGCCAAGCGCCAACTCCGGTATTGTTGTCGAGCTTCGGCCAGAGGATTTTAAAGCATTTGCCAAAAAAGGCCCTTTGGCGGCCATGGCTTTTCAGCAGTCGATTGAACAAATGGCCTGGAAGGAAGGTGGGCAAACGCAGCGGGTGCCTGGACAAAGGCTGTTGGACTTCACTAACGGTAAGCTGTCGGCCGACGTGCCGGAGACTTCGTACAAGCCGGGCGTCACTTCCGTGGAGCTGGGTAGTGTGCTGCCAGACTTTATTTACAAGACGCTTCAGGAAGGCTTCAGGGAGTTTGGAAAGGCCATGAAGGGCTACCTGACCAATGAGGCGGTAGTGCATGCGCCGGAAAGCCGCACTTCATCTCCCGTGCGCATTCCCCGTGACCAGGAAACGCTGGAGCATATAGCGGTAAAAGGACTGTATCCTTGCGGAGAAGGGGCTGGCTATGCCGGTGGCATTGTGTCGGCAGCCATCGATGGGGAGAAGTGTGCCGAGAAAGCGGTAGGGTACGTGGCGGAGGTTGTTGGCGAGTGA
- a CDS encoding potassium channel family protein translates to MPQTLRKRITIYAGSALTFYTLLVAALTYFESMSSAANITSFPKALWYSIVVITTRMYGELFPITVYGRWIGMVFLLLGVVFYCFLIAAGISGLIHLRRRWKPEKS, encoded by the coding sequence ATGCCGCAAACGCTGAGAAAACGAATAACCATATACGCCGGGTCGGCACTTACCTTCTATACCCTGCTTGTTGCAGCCCTCACTTACTTCGAGAGCATGAGCAGTGCCGCCAATATCACAAGCTTTCCAAAGGCGCTATGGTATTCTATAGTTGTGATCACTACAAGAATGTATGGCGAGCTGTTTCCAATCACCGTATATGGCCGGTGGATCGGAATGGTCTTTCTTTTGTTGGGCGTTGTATTCTATTGTTTTCTGATAGCTGCTGGCATCAGCGGCTTGATTCATTTGAGACGAAGATGGAAGCCTGAGAAAAGCTGA
- a CDS encoding SRPBCC family protein, whose product MPYQNIQPVIAASPSITRSIHIDAPPSKVWGTLTVPDLMKEWMAEPEMELGILTTWKVGSAMVVKGFHHVKFENKGTVLAFEPNKLLSYNYLSSVSRLPDEPENYTVIEFTLAATEAGTTLAITLSNFPTEAILKHVDFYWAGTIEIIKKVAERR is encoded by the coding sequence TTGCCTTACCAAAATATCCAGCCGGTGATAGCAGCAAGCCCTTCCATAACCAGATCAATCCACATCGATGCTCCGCCGTCAAAAGTTTGGGGCACACTCACTGTTCCTGACCTGATGAAAGAATGGATGGCAGAGCCTGAAATGGAGTTGGGAATTCTCACTACCTGGAAAGTGGGGAGTGCCATGGTGGTAAAAGGCTTTCACCATGTGAAGTTTGAGAATAAGGGAACCGTACTAGCCTTTGAACCGAACAAACTGCTCAGCTACAACTACCTTAGCTCAGTATCGAGACTTCCTGATGAGCCTGAAAATTATACCGTTATTGAGTTTACACTGGCAGCTACTGAAGCCGGTACAACATTAGCAATTACGCTGAGCAATTTCCCAACCGAGGCCATTTTAAAACATGTGGATTTCTACTGGGCGGGCACTATCGAAATTATAAAAAAGGTGGCCGAGAGGCGTTAA
- a CDS encoding Nramp family divalent metal transporter, with product MTDNSYLISAATIKEPPTTFFQRLKFLGPGFILSASIVGSGELIATTTLGASAGFTAFWIIIASCLIKVAVQVEFGKHTILTGETAMQALKLLPGTKSGKGKWSVVTILGLMSLKVFQIGGMMGGSALVLSMLFPSVATMIWVIFVALLVASIIFKGYYLPVEKASLVMTVLFTCLTIACLIFLSDTQYSISMADIWSGLQFDLSPALVGVAIGAFGITGVASDEILAYTYWCREKGYAAYTGPRDDSDAWLRRAEGWTKVMYLDATVAMIIYTSVTAAFYLLGAAVLNHSGNVPEGLKMVETIATIYTESLGPGFKTIFLVGAFFVLFSSVFATLAFWTRMYADIFGQLGWIDFFDMAARRKTIAMLAWIFPTAWALAYFFVESPVLMILSGGIVGSVLLLLVAFAAIHFKYKREQPITSGMLYNITLWISIVAIVAVAIYGLIKLL from the coding sequence ATGACCGACAACTCTTACCTCATCAGTGCGGCTACCATCAAAGAACCGCCTACTACCTTCTTTCAGCGTCTTAAATTCCTTGGGCCGGGCTTTATCCTGTCCGCTTCCATCGTTGGCTCAGGTGAGCTGATCGCTACTACAACCCTTGGTGCGTCGGCAGGTTTTACCGCCTTCTGGATCATTATTGCCAGCTGCCTGATAAAAGTGGCAGTGCAAGTGGAGTTTGGCAAGCACACCATCCTCACCGGAGAAACAGCCATGCAGGCATTAAAGCTGCTGCCGGGCACCAAGTCGGGCAAGGGTAAATGGTCAGTGGTGACCATACTCGGCCTGATGTCGCTAAAGGTGTTCCAGATTGGCGGTATGATGGGCGGATCTGCGCTGGTGCTGAGCATGCTCTTTCCATCTGTAGCCACCATGATCTGGGTGATTTTTGTTGCTTTGCTGGTGGCCAGTATCATTTTCAAGGGCTACTACCTCCCTGTAGAAAAAGCCTCGCTGGTGATGACAGTGCTTTTCACCTGCCTTACCATCGCCTGCCTGATTTTCCTTTCCGACACCCAATACAGCATTTCCATGGCCGACATCTGGAGCGGGCTCCAGTTCGACCTGTCACCCGCCCTGGTAGGGGTAGCCATTGGCGCCTTTGGCATTACAGGCGTTGCCAGCGATGAAATATTAGCCTACACCTACTGGTGCAGGGAGAAAGGCTATGCTGCCTATACCGGCCCTCGTGACGATTCAGACGCATGGCTGCGCAGAGCAGAAGGCTGGACCAAAGTCATGTACCTCGACGCTACTGTTGCCATGATTATCTACACCTCGGTGACTGCTGCCTTTTATCTGCTGGGTGCTGCCGTGCTTAACCACAGCGGCAATGTGCCTGAAGGGCTCAAAATGGTAGAAACCATTGCCACCATTTACACAGAATCGCTTGGCCCTGGCTTCAAAACGATCTTTCTGGTCGGTGCCTTTTTTGTGCTGTTCTCCAGTGTATTTGCCACCCTTGCCTTCTGGACGAGAATGTATGCAGACATTTTCGGGCAGCTTGGCTGGATCGATTTTTTTGACATGGCCGCAAGAAGGAAAACCATCGCTATGCTGGCGTGGATCTTCCCCACAGCCTGGGCCCTGGCCTATTTCTTTGTGGAATCTCCGGTGCTGATGATTCTTTCAGGTGGCATTGTCGGCTCTGTTTTGCTGCTGCTGGTGGCTTTTGCAGCCATTCATTTTAAGTACAAAAGAGAGCAACCCATCACCTCTGGAATGTTGTATAACATCACCCTCTGGATCAGCATAGTAGCCATTGTGGCCGTTGCGATATATGGTTTGATCAAGCTACTCTAA
- a CDS encoding helix-turn-helix transcriptional regulator codes for MKGTNLGELEEMILLVVASLFDNAYGVVIKEEVENKCQRSITISTVHNVLQRLAEKDYLESRYSDPTPERGGKRKLLFRVTKSGQEALENAKSIREQIWQSIPKVAFDRS; via the coding sequence ATGAAAGGGACAAACCTTGGTGAATTGGAAGAAATGATCTTGCTGGTGGTAGCCTCACTTTTCGACAATGCCTATGGCGTGGTCATCAAAGAAGAGGTTGAGAACAAATGTCAGCGTTCTATCACTATCAGCACGGTACACAACGTGCTGCAACGACTGGCGGAAAAAGACTACCTGGAATCACGGTACAGTGACCCTACACCGGAGCGGGGAGGCAAACGCAAGCTGCTTTTCAGGGTGACTAAATCAGGCCAGGAGGCTCTTGAAAATGCCAAAAGCATTCGTGAGCAAATATGGCAATCTATTCCCAAGGTGGCATTTGACAGGTCATGA
- a CDS encoding asparagine synthetase B: MVKRIFWLLLFLLPLAGQASSILIPMDAMQRNHLKAYGIAYLSLQNEIPINWLLNYRGGSFLFPYNPLVENECSIRGVSFEVISDGETALLMKEIESPRVNMNSVKMEKEPRIAVYSPKNDMVEDNTDAVITALDYAEIPYTLIYDTEVLSDSLLHFDWLHLHHEDFTGQFGRHLRRSSSQIEAKIQEATAASFGYSKVSDMKLAVAKKIEGFTLTGGYLFAMCSGAETFDIALAAEGIDIVESMYDGDGMDPQAQQKLDFSKTFAFTNFILDPPNSRRFSNINTSEGRRYYYDESSGYFSLFDFSAKWDIVPSLLTQNHTAIVKSFFGQTTAFAASTVKSDVLILGENSGDGEVRYIYGEMGYGHWTFYSGHDPERSPGGWREQTNLDLYPNSPGYRLILNNVLFPSAQKKKQKT; encoded by the coding sequence ATGGTCAAACGAATCTTTTGGTTGCTGCTCTTTCTTTTGCCTCTCGCTGGTCAGGCCAGTTCGATCCTTATACCCATGGATGCCATGCAAAGAAACCATCTCAAGGCCTACGGCATCGCCTACTTGTCTCTCCAAAATGAGATACCCATCAACTGGCTGCTCAACTACCGTGGCGGTAGCTTTCTTTTTCCATACAATCCCCTAGTTGAAAATGAGTGCAGCATCAGGGGTGTATCATTTGAAGTGATCAGCGACGGGGAAACAGCCCTGCTGATGAAAGAAATTGAAAGTCCGAGGGTGAACATGAACTCGGTAAAGATGGAAAAGGAACCCAGAATCGCCGTTTACTCTCCGAAGAACGACATGGTGGAAGACAATACCGACGCTGTGATCACCGCCCTTGACTACGCAGAGATACCCTACACACTTATTTATGATACGGAGGTACTGTCCGATAGCCTGTTGCATTTCGACTGGCTGCACCTCCATCATGAAGACTTTACCGGGCAATTTGGTCGTCACCTGAGACGATCATCGTCGCAGATTGAAGCCAAAATACAAGAAGCCACTGCCGCCTCCTTTGGCTACAGCAAAGTATCAGACATGAAGCTGGCGGTGGCCAAAAAGATTGAGGGCTTCACACTGACAGGCGGCTACCTTTTTGCCATGTGCTCCGGTGCCGAAACCTTCGACATTGCCCTGGCTGCTGAGGGGATCGACATTGTGGAAAGCATGTACGATGGCGACGGCATGGATCCGCAGGCGCAGCAAAAGCTTGATTTCAGCAAGACTTTTGCCTTTACCAACTTTATACTTGACCCGCCCAACTCGAGAAGGTTTTCAAACATCAATACATCGGAAGGTCGGCGCTACTACTACGATGAAAGCTCGGGCTACTTTTCCCTGTTTGACTTCTCTGCCAAGTGGGACATTGTGCCCTCCCTCCTCACCCAAAACCATACGGCCATTGTCAAGTCGTTTTTTGGGCAAACCACCGCTTTTGCAGCCTCCACCGTTAAGTCCGATGTGCTGATCCTTGGCGAAAACAGTGGCGACGGCGAAGTGCGCTACATCTACGGCGAAATGGGCTACGGCCATTGGACCTTCTACAGCGGCCACGACCCCGAACGCTCCCCCGGCGGCTGGCGGGAGCAAACTAACCTCGACCTTTACCCCAACTCACCCGGCTACCGCCTTATCCTGAACAACGTGCTGTTTCCTTCGGCGCAAAAAAAGAAGCAGAAGACGTAA
- a CDS encoding SRPBCC domain-containing protein, producing the protein MKDYKKYYIIPALPEEVYAALTHPASLHAWTGEEAEMSTEPGSEFSLWEGSIVGKNLEFEEGRKIVQQWYFGEQEEASIVTIILHPHKNGTSAELRHSNIPDEDYDDIVDGWNTTYFGALIDFYE; encoded by the coding sequence ATGAAAGACTACAAAAAATACTATATCATACCTGCCTTACCTGAAGAGGTATACGCCGCCCTCACCCACCCTGCCTCGCTCCACGCCTGGACGGGCGAAGAGGCCGAAATGTCTACGGAACCAGGCTCAGAATTCTCACTTTGGGAAGGAAGCATTGTTGGGAAAAATCTCGAGTTTGAAGAGGGAAGAAAGATTGTGCAGCAGTGGTATTTCGGCGAGCAGGAAGAGGCCTCGATTGTGACCATTATCCTTCATCCGCACAAAAATGGCACCTCAGCCGAACTTCGGCACAGCAACATTCCCGATGAGGACTATGACGACATTGTAGACGGATGGAACACCACCTACTTTGGAGCGTTGATTGATTTTTACGAATAA
- a CDS encoding ABC transporter permease codes for MKEVKHPPKWAERVLRKFCHSDLWEAIEGDLYEIYLSDLKQFSARKSSRNYVLNAIAFLRYHRLRKKNYSTTQNNMDLLQNYLKVSYRDLVRHKTFTAINMVGLVAGISTCLLILQYVLFETSFDRFNKDFDRIYRVYNDRYQEGGLVQHGTITYPTIGSAMAAEYPEIASYTRMTAGSWINITYGDDIRRVEDYLWADEHFFDVFTYPLIAGDAQTALSETGSVAISETFARSLLKGGTELSNLIGQPIKVGTGELPGQITAIFEDVPANSHLQFGMIVSYKSFIFLAGEAADNSFTWSDFYHYLKLKQGADPELLAAKFDDFSEKYFEGNTVSGSVEKFGLQPLSEARLYSDFEYEIGHTSDGRVVWLLLCIALIVLLIAWINFVNLTTSRALQRAREVGVRKVLGAHRKQLAIQFMIESIMVNTLALLLSLGLVFLLQPGFVALTGVGLTPDIFANATLLNLPAWIILAAGFFLLATLVGMYPALVLSRFKSSDVLKGKLDTRSGSAGLRKVLVVFQFTSAIMLITGTISITQQIRYMQNEDLGAQIDNIIVLNGPSMVRFDSTFISRFASFKKSLMSLSGVSSVTSSSRLFSERTGRIFQIGSPEIPDRADLTSSFIQVDYDFVDHFKINLLAGRSFELTDHNTDFRQLNTVLVNKSASELMHFNSPEEAIGKSITFWGNNWRIVGVTDDFHQRSLKESIEPIILMPAYSPENYISVRLEGSNSEEMLSAIRSKFDEFYPGNYFDYFFMDEFFNRAYSADKRLERISEIFTGLAIIIAMLGLYGLVLMMLIKKTKEIGIRKVLGASLPQLMLLVVKDFGLLLVAAILIGLPSSYFILKEWMQNYAYSNGVQWSVFLLSSAILLSIALATITLQTDRISKNNPVDSLKYE; via the coding sequence ATGAAAGAAGTTAAACATCCTCCAAAGTGGGCAGAGCGGGTGCTCAGAAAATTCTGTCACAGTGATCTGTGGGAGGCCATTGAGGGCGATCTGTATGAGATATACCTGTCTGACTTGAAGCAGTTCTCAGCCAGAAAGTCTTCACGTAATTATGTCCTCAATGCCATTGCCTTTCTTCGCTATCACCGCCTTCGCAAAAAGAATTACTCAACAACTCAAAATAATATGGATTTATTACAAAACTATCTCAAAGTGTCGTACCGGGACTTGGTCAGGCACAAAACGTTCACCGCTATCAATATGGTTGGATTGGTGGCAGGGATCTCCACCTGCCTTCTGATCTTACAGTACGTGCTCTTCGAAACCAGCTTTGACAGGTTCAACAAAGATTTTGATCGTATCTACAGGGTGTACAACGACCGGTATCAGGAAGGTGGGCTGGTACAACACGGCACCATCACCTACCCTACTATTGGCAGCGCAATGGCAGCTGAGTATCCCGAGATAGCATCTTATACACGCATGACCGCCGGCTCGTGGATCAACATAACCTATGGCGACGATATTCGGCGTGTGGAAGATTACCTGTGGGCAGATGAGCATTTTTTTGACGTTTTCACCTACCCGCTGATAGCAGGTGATGCACAAACGGCACTTAGCGAGACGGGGAGTGTAGCCATTTCAGAAACTTTCGCCAGATCACTGCTCAAAGGAGGCACTGAGCTTTCAAATTTGATAGGTCAGCCAATCAAAGTGGGGACTGGCGAGCTTCCGGGTCAAATCACCGCTATTTTCGAGGACGTACCGGCCAACTCTCACCTCCAGTTCGGGATGATCGTTTCCTACAAATCATTTATTTTTCTGGCAGGCGAAGCGGCCGACAACAGCTTCACCTGGTCCGACTTCTATCATTACCTGAAGCTAAAACAGGGAGCTGACCCTGAACTACTGGCTGCGAAGTTTGATGACTTTAGTGAAAAATATTTCGAAGGCAATACCGTGTCGGGCAGCGTGGAGAAGTTCGGTCTTCAGCCGCTTTCCGAAGCCAGGTTGTATTCCGACTTCGAATATGAAATAGGCCATACTTCCGATGGCAGGGTGGTATGGCTACTGCTATGCATAGCGTTGATTGTTCTTCTCATTGCGTGGATCAACTTCGTTAACCTCACCACAAGCAGGGCACTACAGCGAGCCAGGGAGGTGGGGGTTAGAAAAGTCCTCGGTGCCCATCGCAAACAGTTGGCCATACAGTTTATGATAGAATCGATAATGGTCAATACCCTGGCGTTGCTTTTATCGCTCGGCTTGGTATTCCTGCTACAGCCAGGCTTTGTTGCCTTAACGGGCGTTGGGCTCACACCTGACATCTTCGCAAATGCCACTTTGCTCAACCTACCAGCCTGGATCATTTTGGCAGCCGGATTCTTTTTGCTGGCCACTTTAGTAGGCATGTATCCTGCCCTGGTGCTTTCACGGTTCAAAAGCAGTGATGTGCTGAAAGGGAAACTGGATACCCGAAGTGGGTCGGCCGGGCTCAGGAAGGTTTTGGTAGTCTTTCAGTTTACCTCAGCTATTATGCTGATTACAGGCACCATTTCCATTACTCAGCAAATTCGCTACATGCAAAACGAGGATCTTGGCGCCCAAATCGACAATATTATCGTCCTCAATGGCCCATCGATGGTCAGGTTCGACAGCACCTTTATTTCCAGGTTTGCTTCATTCAAGAAAAGCCTGATGAGCCTCAGCGGCGTTTCATCTGTCACATCCTCCAGCAGGTTATTCAGTGAGCGAACTGGCAGAATATTTCAGATTGGGTCACCGGAAATTCCTGACCGGGCCGATCTTACTTCCAGCTTTATCCAGGTCGATTACGATTTCGTTGATCACTTCAAGATCAACTTACTGGCGGGCAGGTCGTTTGAACTAACAGACCACAATACCGATTTCAGGCAGCTCAACACCGTGCTGGTAAACAAATCTGCCAGTGAACTGATGCATTTCAACTCTCCGGAAGAAGCCATTGGCAAGTCAATAACGTTCTGGGGCAATAACTGGCGAATCGTTGGAGTGACCGACGATTTTCATCAACGCTCTCTTAAAGAGTCTATTGAGCCGATCATACTGATGCCTGCCTATAGTCCGGAAAACTATATCAGTGTGAGGTTGGAAGGTTCGAATTCCGAAGAAATGCTGTCCGCTATCAGGAGCAAGTTTGATGAGTTCTACCCGGGCAACTACTTTGACTACTTTTTTATGGACGAGTTTTTCAACCGTGCCTATAGTGCCGACAAACGCCTGGAAAGAATTTCGGAGATCTTTACAGGCCTGGCCATTATCATTGCCATGCTTGGGCTCTACGGGCTGGTGCTGATGATGCTCATAAAAAAAACGAAGGAGATTGGAATCAGAAAAGTGCTGGGGGCTTCATTGCCACAGCTTATGCTACTTGTTGTCAAAGATTTCGGCTTACTGCTTGTTGCAGCCATTCTGATAGGCTTACCATCGAGCTATTTCATTCTCAAAGAATGGATGCAAAACTATGCCTATTCAAACGGGGTTCAATGGTCGGTATTTCTGCTCTCGTCAGCGATTCTGCTTAGCATTGCCCTTGCCACTATCACACTCCAAACAGACAGAATAAGTAAAAACAATCCCGTGGATTCTTTAAAATATGAGTAA